A DNA window from Clavibacter sepedonicus contains the following coding sequences:
- the prfA gene encoding peptide chain release factor 1, with protein sequence MFESVVQLLEEHEELQQQLGDPELHADASRSRKVNRRYAELSRIVAAHAEWTQLGDDLAAARELAEEDPAFVDEIPGLEEQLDQAQEKLRRLLIPRDPDDARDVIMEIKMGEGGAESALFAADLLRMYLHYAESRRWKTEVLSQTQSDLGGYKDVQVAIKGTSDDPALGVWAHLKYEGGVHRVQRVPATESQGRIHTSAAGVLVIPEVEEVEEVPLDPNDLKIDVYRSSGPGGQSVNTTDSAVRITHLPTGIVVAMQNEKSQLQNREAGMRVLRARVLAKQQEEIDAEASAVRRSQIRTMDRSERIRTYNFPENRIADHRTGYKAYNLDAVMDGALDPVVESCIQADEEARLDALGTDA encoded by the coding sequence GTGTTCGAGTCCGTCGTCCAGCTCCTGGAGGAGCACGAGGAGCTCCAGCAGCAGCTCGGCGACCCCGAGCTGCACGCCGACGCGTCGCGCTCGCGCAAGGTCAACCGCCGCTACGCGGAGCTGAGCCGGATCGTCGCCGCGCACGCGGAGTGGACCCAGCTCGGCGACGACCTGGCCGCCGCGCGCGAGCTGGCCGAGGAGGACCCGGCGTTCGTCGACGAGATCCCCGGCCTCGAGGAGCAGCTGGACCAGGCGCAGGAGAAGCTCCGGCGGCTCCTGATCCCGCGCGACCCCGACGACGCGCGTGACGTCATCATGGAGATCAAGATGGGGGAGGGCGGCGCCGAGAGCGCGCTGTTCGCCGCCGACCTGCTCCGCATGTACCTGCACTACGCCGAGTCGCGACGCTGGAAGACCGAGGTGCTCAGCCAGACGCAGAGCGACCTCGGCGGGTACAAGGACGTCCAGGTCGCCATCAAGGGCACGTCCGACGACCCCGCGCTCGGTGTGTGGGCGCACCTCAAGTACGAGGGCGGCGTGCACCGCGTGCAGCGCGTGCCCGCCACCGAGTCGCAGGGGCGCATCCACACCTCGGCGGCCGGCGTGCTCGTGATCCCGGAGGTCGAGGAGGTCGAGGAGGTCCCCCTCGACCCCAACGACCTCAAGATCGACGTGTACCGCTCGTCCGGCCCCGGCGGCCAGTCGGTCAACACGACCGACTCCGCCGTCCGCATCACTCACCTGCCCACGGGCATCGTGGTCGCGATGCAGAACGAGAAGAGCCAGCTGCAGAACCGCGAGGCCGGCATGCGCGTGCTGCGCGCGCGCGTCCTCGCGAAGCAGCAGGAGGAGATCGACGCGGAGGCCTCGGCCGTGCGCCGCAGCCAGATCCGCACGATGGACCGGTCCGAGCGCATCCGCACGTACAACTTCCCGGAGAACCGCATCGCGGACCACCGCACGGGCTACAAGGCGTACAACCTCGACGCGGTGATGGACGGCGCCCTCGACCCGGTCGTCGAGTCCTGCATCCAGGCCGACGAGGAGGCGCGTCTCGACGCGCTCGGGACGGACGCGTGA
- the thrC gene encoding threonine synthase: MAHQWRGLLREYADRLDVTDATPIITLGEGGTPLIPAPALSARTGAKVWVKYEGMNPTGSFKDRGMTMAISKAVEHGAKAVICASTGNTSASAAAYATHAGITAAVLVPEGKIAMGKLSQAVAHDAQLLQVRGNFDDCLDIARELSANYPVHLVNSVNNDRIEGQKTGAFEVVEVLGDAPDFHLIPVGNAGNYTAYTRGYREDLEAGNATKLPRMFGFQAAGSAPIVDGAIVKDPDTIASAIRIGNPASWKLALEAQLLTDGYFGAVSDAKILEAHRILSAEVGIFVEPASAISVAGLLERAEAGQIPKGATVVLTVTGHGLKDPQWALRTADGSDVAPTSVGTDVAEIAGVLDLVAS; the protein is encoded by the coding sequence ATGGCCCACCAATGGCGCGGACTGCTCCGCGAATACGCCGACCGCCTCGACGTCACGGACGCCACCCCGATCATCACCCTCGGTGAGGGCGGCACGCCGCTCATCCCCGCGCCGGCGCTCTCCGCCCGCACGGGCGCGAAGGTGTGGGTCAAGTACGAGGGCATGAACCCGACCGGGTCCTTCAAGGACCGCGGCATGACGATGGCCATCTCGAAGGCCGTCGAGCACGGCGCGAAGGCGGTGATCTGCGCGTCGACCGGCAACACGTCGGCCTCGGCCGCGGCGTACGCGACGCACGCGGGCATCACGGCCGCCGTGCTCGTGCCCGAGGGCAAGATCGCGATGGGCAAGCTCAGCCAGGCCGTCGCCCACGACGCCCAGCTGCTCCAGGTGCGCGGCAACTTCGACGACTGCCTTGACATCGCGCGCGAGCTCAGCGCCAACTACCCGGTGCACCTCGTCAACAGCGTCAACAACGACCGCATCGAGGGCCAGAAGACGGGCGCCTTCGAGGTCGTCGAGGTGCTGGGCGACGCGCCGGACTTCCACCTCATCCCCGTCGGCAACGCGGGCAACTACACCGCGTACACGCGCGGCTACCGCGAGGACCTCGAGGCGGGCAACGCCACGAAGCTGCCGCGCATGTTCGGCTTCCAGGCCGCCGGCAGCGCGCCCATCGTCGACGGGGCCATCGTGAAGGACCCCGACACGATCGCCAGCGCGATCCGCATCGGCAACCCCGCCTCGTGGAAGCTCGCCCTCGAGGCGCAGCTGCTCACCGACGGCTACTTCGGCGCGGTCTCGGACGCCAAGATCCTCGAGGCGCATCGCATCCTGTCGGCCGAGGTCGGCATCTTCGTCGAGCCCGCGTCGGCCATCAGCGTCGCCGGGCTCCTCGAGCGCGCCGAGGCCGGGCAGATCCCGAAGGGCGCGACGGTCGTCCTCACGGTCACGGGCCACGGCCTCAAGGACCCGCAGTGGGCGCTCCGCACCGCGGACGGATCCGACGTCGCCCCCACGAGCGTGGGCACCGACGTGGCGGAGATCGCAGGCGTGCTCGACCTGGTCGCGTCGTGA
- the thrB gene encoding homoserine kinase: MPSALATGRRVHVRVPATSANLGPGFDTLGLALALYDDLTVTVRDAPGATVDVRGVGAGEVPTDETNLVVTAIAHTFAAFDQPMPGLDLVAENRIPHGRGLGSSGAAIVSGIMAAQGLLAGTVEIDADVLLRLATEMEGHPDNVAPALFGGLTIAWVDGKGPQHKKLAVHRGVSPLVLVPVATMSTALARSLQPESVPHEDAIFNVSRSALLIAALIQSPELLLAATEDRLHQDYRAAAMPETNELVHLLRERGYAAVVSGAGPSLLVLGSDPGQRLTAAELVAGNSATPWTALMLAVDVKGATVQVVDGGSAPAA; encoded by the coding sequence ATGCCCTCGGCGCTCGCGACCGGACGGCGCGTGCACGTGCGCGTGCCCGCGACGAGCGCCAACCTCGGCCCCGGCTTCGACACCCTCGGCCTCGCGCTCGCGCTGTACGACGACCTCACCGTGACGGTGCGCGACGCGCCCGGCGCCACGGTTGACGTCCGCGGCGTGGGCGCGGGCGAGGTGCCGACCGACGAGACGAACCTCGTCGTGACGGCCATCGCGCACACGTTCGCCGCGTTCGACCAGCCGATGCCGGGCCTCGACCTCGTCGCGGAGAACCGGATCCCGCACGGCCGCGGCCTCGGCTCCTCGGGCGCGGCCATCGTGTCCGGGATCATGGCGGCCCAGGGCCTGCTCGCCGGCACGGTCGAGATCGACGCCGACGTGCTCCTCCGCCTCGCCACCGAGATGGAGGGCCACCCCGACAACGTCGCGCCTGCGCTCTTCGGCGGCCTCACCATCGCGTGGGTCGACGGCAAGGGCCCGCAGCACAAGAAGCTCGCCGTGCACCGCGGCGTCTCGCCGCTCGTGCTCGTGCCGGTCGCGACCATGTCCACGGCGCTCGCCCGCAGCCTGCAGCCGGAGTCGGTGCCGCACGAGGACGCGATCTTCAACGTCTCGCGCTCGGCGCTGCTCATCGCGGCCCTCATCCAGAGCCCCGAGCTGCTGCTCGCGGCCACCGAGGACCGGCTGCACCAGGACTACCGCGCCGCCGCGATGCCCGAGACCAACGAGCTCGTCCACCTGCTCCGCGAGCGCGGCTACGCGGCCGTCGTCTCGGGGGCGGGGCCGTCGCTCCTCGTGCTCGGCAGCGACCCGGGCCAGCGCCTCACGGCCGCCGAGCTCGTCGCCGGGAACAGCGCCACGCCGTGGACGGCCCTCATGCTCGCCGTCGACGTCAAGGGCGCGACCGTCCAGGTCGTCGACGGGGGATCCGCGCCCGCCGCCTAG
- a CDS encoding IS481-like element IS1121 family transposase, translating to MSHGNARLTVHGRVLLVRRVVEDRRPVAHVARELGVSRQCAHRWVNRFRAEGLRGLTDRSSRPRSVPRRTSPERERAVLEARAQLRAGPARLAPVTGVPSRTISRILRRHGAPPLAWLDPVTGAVIRASRSTAHRYEHEHPGDLIHVDVKKLGRIPDGGGWRVHGRSEQVRGRGIGFDYVHAAVDDHTRLAYAEIHPDEKGATAAGFLTRAAAYFAGRGITRIERVITDNAFAYRHSTAFKNAVQDLGARQKFIRPHCPWQNGKVERFNRTLATEWAYRQPFTSNQHRADALDPFIEHYNTERIHSSHGLTPAARVSPTS from the coding sequence ATGTCCCACGGTAATGCTCGTCTGACGGTTCACGGGAGGGTTCTCCTCGTGCGGCGGGTGGTGGAGGATCGTCGGCCGGTCGCGCACGTCGCGCGGGAGCTGGGGGTGTCGCGGCAGTGCGCGCATCGATGGGTGAACCGGTTCCGTGCCGAGGGGCTGCGAGGGCTGACGGATCGGTCATCGCGGCCCCGGTCAGTACCGAGGCGAACGAGCCCGGAGCGGGAACGGGCCGTGCTGGAAGCGCGGGCCCAGTTGCGGGCGGGTCCTGCGCGGCTGGCGCCGGTGACAGGTGTTCCATCCCGTACGATCTCCCGCATCCTGCGCCGGCACGGGGCGCCGCCGTTGGCATGGTTGGACCCCGTCACCGGGGCCGTGATCCGGGCATCCCGGTCAACGGCGCACCGGTATGAGCACGAGCATCCGGGTGATCTGATCCACGTGGACGTGAAGAAGCTCGGGAGGATCCCGGACGGAGGCGGCTGGCGGGTCCACGGGCGCAGCGAGCAGGTCCGCGGCCGCGGGATCGGGTTCGATTACGTCCATGCCGCGGTCGATGACCACACCCGTCTCGCCTACGCGGAGATCCATCCCGATGAGAAAGGCGCGACCGCGGCCGGGTTCCTGACCCGCGCAGCGGCGTACTTCGCCGGGCGCGGGATCACCCGGATCGAGCGGGTCATCACGGACAACGCGTTCGCCTACCGGCACTCGACCGCGTTCAAGAACGCCGTCCAGGACCTGGGCGCGCGGCAGAAGTTCATCCGCCCGCACTGCCCCTGGCAGAACGGCAAGGTCGAGCGCTTCAACCGGACCCTCGCGACCGAGTGGGCCTACCGGCAACCCTTCACCAGCAACCAACACCGCGCCGACGCGCTTGACCCCTTCATCGAGCACTACAACACTGAACGAATCCACTCAAGCCACGGGCTCACGCCCGCGGCCCGAGTGTCACCAACGTCATGA
- the rho gene encoding transcription termination factor Rho has product MTDVDTRATTADLNALRATTADLNALRVSQLQAIASELGIPGGSKLRKGELVTAISEIQAARGITAPAAETAPEATAPAEAGDAAPAAVEPSEPSAPVEEAPASEPVVADADAAPAAAAAPAADTTPADTTPAEAPAADAPAEQPARAGRGSRRASTARIVPERIAETIEAPAAEPAGTGLEARIAEATSGSAPAATQAPRTEAPARSGRGSRRATSSGVVDPAAEAPRQAAQHVNSGQTADQLVPADAQANPQAPAADASAAADAPAEEQAPAQRSGRGRRRGGRDAQDGADRGAAQDAPATPDADETPAASEPADRQRDDRQRDDRDADDQGGRRDDQGREGREGGRNRSRNRRNRDRGRDQDDQQQNGRDQAPREQAPREPDADDEAQEEARTGRQRQNSRGQGDRQQDVRADQARADLGRDDDRGGRSRYRDRKRGRGQGGDDFEPEVTEDDVLLPVAGILDVLDNYAFVRTSGYLPGTNDVYVSLGQVKKHSLRKGDAIVGAIRQPRDNDSQSRQKYNAIVKIDSVNGLPPEEAANRVEFGKLTPLYPQDRLSLETEPAKLTTRIIDLVSPIGKGQRGLIVSPPKAGKTLVLQAIANAIATNNPEVHLMVVLVDERPEEVTDMQRTVKGEVIASTFDRPAEDHTTVAELAIERAKRLVELGHDVVVLLDSITRLGRAYNLAAPASGRILSGGVDSSALYPPKRFFGAARNIEHGGSLTILATALVETGSKMDEVIFEEFKGTGNMELRLSRALADKRIFPAVDVNASGTRREEMLMGADEVKVTWKLRRALAGLEQQQALEIVLSRLKETTSNVEFLMKVQASMPNTGNGVSHQSHGHGAHEKG; this is encoded by the coding sequence ATGACCGATGTCGACACCCGCGCCACCACCGCGGACCTGAACGCGCTCCGCGCCACCACCGCGGACCTGAACGCGCTCCGCGTCTCCCAGCTCCAGGCCATCGCCTCCGAGCTCGGGATCCCGGGCGGCTCCAAGCTCCGGAAGGGCGAGCTCGTGACCGCGATCTCCGAGATCCAGGCAGCACGGGGCATCACCGCCCCGGCGGCCGAGACGGCCCCCGAGGCCACCGCGCCCGCCGAGGCCGGCGACGCGGCCCCCGCAGCCGTGGAGCCCTCCGAGCCCTCCGCGCCCGTCGAGGAGGCCCCCGCCTCGGAGCCCGTCGTCGCCGACGCCGACGCCGCCCCGGCCGCGGCCGCCGCGCCCGCCGCGGACACGACCCCCGCGGACACGACCCCCGCCGAGGCCCCCGCCGCCGACGCCCCGGCCGAGCAGCCCGCGCGCGCCGGCCGCGGCTCCCGCCGCGCCAGCACCGCCCGCATCGTGCCCGAGCGCATCGCCGAGACCATCGAGGCGCCCGCCGCGGAGCCCGCTGGCACCGGCCTGGAGGCCCGCATCGCCGAGGCGACGAGCGGCAGCGCGCCGGCCGCCACGCAGGCGCCCCGGACCGAGGCGCCCGCGCGCTCCGGCCGCGGATCCCGCCGTGCCACGAGCTCCGGCGTCGTGGACCCCGCGGCCGAGGCCCCGCGCCAGGCCGCGCAGCACGTGAACAGCGGCCAGACGGCCGACCAGCTCGTCCCCGCCGACGCGCAGGCCAACCCGCAGGCGCCCGCCGCCGACGCGTCCGCTGCCGCCGACGCGCCCGCCGAGGAGCAGGCCCCCGCGCAGCGCTCCGGCCGCGGCCGCCGCCGCGGCGGACGCGACGCCCAGGACGGCGCCGACCGCGGCGCCGCGCAGGACGCACCTGCCACCCCGGACGCCGACGAGACCCCCGCCGCGTCCGAGCCGGCCGACCGCCAGCGCGACGACCGCCAGCGCGACGACCGCGACGCCGACGACCAGGGCGGACGCCGCGACGACCAGGGCCGCGAGGGTCGCGAGGGCGGCCGCAACCGCAGCCGCAACCGCCGCAACCGCGACCGCGGACGCGACCAGGACGACCAGCAGCAGAACGGCCGCGACCAGGCCCCGCGCGAGCAGGCCCCCCGCGAGCCCGACGCCGACGACGAGGCGCAGGAGGAGGCCCGCACGGGTCGCCAGCGCCAGAACAGCCGCGGCCAGGGCGACCGCCAGCAGGACGTGCGCGCCGACCAGGCCCGCGCCGACCTCGGCCGCGACGACGACCGCGGCGGCCGCAGCCGGTACCGCGACCGCAAGCGCGGCCGCGGCCAGGGCGGCGACGACTTCGAGCCTGAGGTCACCGAGGACGACGTCCTCCTGCCCGTCGCGGGCATCCTCGACGTGCTCGACAATTACGCGTTCGTCCGCACGAGCGGCTACCTGCCCGGCACGAACGACGTCTACGTCTCCCTCGGCCAGGTCAAGAAGCACTCGCTGCGCAAGGGCGACGCCATCGTCGGCGCCATCCGCCAGCCGCGCGACAACGACAGCCAGAGCCGCCAGAAGTACAACGCGATCGTGAAGATCGACTCGGTCAACGGCCTGCCGCCCGAGGAGGCCGCGAACCGCGTCGAGTTCGGCAAGCTCACGCCGCTGTACCCGCAGGACCGCCTCAGCCTCGAGACCGAGCCCGCGAAGCTCACCACGCGGATCATCGACCTCGTGTCGCCGATCGGCAAGGGCCAGCGCGGCCTCATCGTCTCGCCGCCCAAGGCCGGCAAGACGCTCGTGCTCCAGGCCATCGCGAACGCCATCGCCACCAACAACCCCGAGGTCCACCTCATGGTCGTGCTGGTCGACGAGCGTCCCGAGGAGGTCACCGACATGCAGCGCACGGTGAAGGGCGAGGTCATCGCCTCCACCTTCGACCGTCCCGCCGAGGACCACACCACGGTCGCCGAGCTCGCCATCGAGCGCGCCAAGCGCCTCGTGGAGCTCGGCCACGACGTGGTCGTGCTGCTCGACTCCATCACCCGCCTCGGCCGCGCGTACAACCTCGCGGCACCCGCGTCGGGCCGGATCCTCTCGGGCGGCGTCGACTCGTCGGCGCTCTACCCGCCGAAGCGCTTCTTCGGCGCCGCGCGCAACATCGAGCACGGCGGATCGCTCACGATCCTCGCCACGGCGCTCGTGGAGACCGGATCCAAGATGGACGAGGTCATCTTCGAGGAGTTCAAGGGCACCGGCAACATGGAGCTCCGCCTCTCGCGCGCCCTCGCCGACAAGCGGATCTTCCCCGCCGTCGACGTCAACGCCTCCGGCACGCGCCGCGAGGAGATGCTCATGGGCGCCGACGAGGTCAAGGTCACCTGGAAGCTGCGCCGCGCCCTCGCCGGGCTCGAGCAGCAGCAGGCCCTCGAGATCGTCCTCAGCCGCCTGAAGGAGACGACGTCCAACGTCGAGTTCCTGATGAAGGTCCAGGCCTCCATGCCCAACACCGGCAACGGCGTGTCCCACCAGAGCCACGGGCACGGCGCGCACGAGAAGGGCTGA
- the prmC gene encoding peptide chain release factor N(5)-glutamine methyltransferase, protein MADEEGVPGTVDALRMRVGQVLAAAGIGDPAVDAELLVGHVLGLSRGQVQSRAITRAAVDARDAERVLELTARRARREPLQHITGVAHFRSLELLVGPGVFVPRPETEHVAQLAIDALSAAPGDAPVAVDLGTGSGALALALATEVPHARVHAIEVSPEAHAWTARNVERLAPRVDLRLGDLADAFPELDGTVSVVVSNPPYIPVDAVPRDPEVRLHDPALALYGGADGLDVVRLVSTTARRLLHPGGALVIEHGELQGQAIRALLDADGWRATATHQDLTRRDRATTALR, encoded by the coding sequence GTGGCTGACGAGGAGGGCGTCCCCGGTACCGTGGACGCCCTCCGCATGCGTGTCGGCCAGGTGCTCGCGGCCGCCGGCATCGGTGATCCCGCAGTCGACGCCGAGCTCCTCGTCGGGCACGTGCTCGGCCTCTCCCGGGGGCAGGTGCAGTCGCGCGCCATCACACGCGCGGCCGTCGACGCCCGGGACGCCGAGCGCGTCCTCGAGCTGACCGCGCGGCGCGCACGGCGCGAGCCGCTGCAGCACATCACGGGCGTCGCGCACTTCCGCTCGCTCGAGCTCCTCGTGGGCCCCGGCGTGTTCGTGCCGCGGCCCGAGACGGAGCACGTGGCGCAGCTCGCGATCGACGCGCTGTCGGCCGCGCCCGGGGACGCGCCCGTCGCGGTCGACCTCGGCACGGGATCCGGCGCGCTCGCCCTCGCGCTCGCGACCGAGGTGCCGCATGCGCGCGTGCACGCGATCGAAGTCTCGCCCGAGGCACACGCGTGGACGGCCCGCAACGTGGAGCGCCTGGCGCCCCGCGTCGACCTCAGGCTCGGTGACCTCGCCGACGCCTTCCCCGAGCTCGACGGCACCGTGTCCGTCGTCGTCTCGAACCCGCCCTACATCCCGGTCGACGCCGTCCCCCGCGATCCCGAGGTGCGGCTGCACGATCCCGCGCTCGCGCTCTACGGCGGAGCCGACGGCCTCGACGTCGTGCGCCTCGTCTCGACGACCGCGCGCCGGCTGCTCCACCCGGGTGGCGCGCTCGTCATCGAGCACGGCGAGCTGCAGGGCCAGGCGATCCGCGCCCTCCTCGACGCCGACGGCTGGCGCGCGACCGCGACGCACCAGGACCTCACCCGCCGCGACCGCGCGACCACCGCGCTGCGCTGA
- a CDS encoding homoserine dehydrogenase, which produces MIEYRNLRVALLGCGSVGTQVARLMREHGDELAQRVGARLELVGIAVRDADAPRDPSVPRELLTTDAESLILGADIVIELMGGIEPARAHILAAISSGADVVTANKALLATHGPELFEAAEQVGAQLYYEAAVAGAIPIIRPLRDSLAGDRVERILGIVNGTTNYILDEMDTHGLGFDEALATATELGYAEADPTADIEGYDAAQKAAILASLAFHTRVPVEAVHREGITGLSSAQFDSARKAGYVIKLLAICERLTDPATGRDGVSARVYPALVPRDHPLAAVHGANNAVFVEAEAAGDLMFYGAGAGGVQTASAVLGDVVSTARRHVVGGPGVAESTHADLETLPVGAITTQYQITLQVADEPGVLARIAQLFSEHGVSVETLEQTTHQAPVAGGAGARPTASLVIGTHRATDAALRATVDAVSNLDAVTAVASVLRVEGA; this is translated from the coding sequence ATGATCGAGTACCGGAACCTGCGCGTCGCCCTGCTGGGCTGCGGCTCGGTCGGCACCCAGGTGGCGCGCCTCATGCGGGAGCACGGCGACGAGCTGGCGCAGCGCGTGGGCGCCCGGCTCGAGCTCGTGGGCATCGCGGTGCGCGACGCGGATGCGCCGCGCGACCCGTCGGTGCCGCGCGAGCTGCTCACGACGGACGCGGAGTCGCTCATCCTCGGGGCCGACATCGTCATCGAGCTGATGGGCGGAATCGAGCCGGCGCGCGCCCACATCCTCGCGGCCATCTCCTCCGGCGCCGACGTCGTCACGGCCAACAAGGCGCTGCTGGCGACCCACGGACCCGAGCTCTTCGAGGCAGCCGAGCAGGTCGGCGCGCAGCTCTACTACGAGGCCGCGGTGGCGGGCGCGATCCCCATCATCCGGCCGCTGCGGGACAGCCTCGCGGGCGACCGGGTCGAGCGGATCCTCGGCATCGTCAACGGCACGACCAACTACATCCTCGACGAGATGGACACCCACGGGCTCGGCTTCGACGAGGCCCTCGCGACGGCCACCGAGCTCGGGTACGCGGAGGCGGATCCGACGGCCGACATCGAGGGCTACGACGCCGCGCAGAAGGCCGCCATCCTCGCGAGCCTCGCCTTCCACACGCGCGTGCCGGTCGAGGCCGTGCACCGCGAGGGCATCACGGGCCTCTCGTCCGCGCAGTTCGACTCGGCGCGCAAGGCCGGCTACGTGATCAAGCTGCTCGCCATCTGCGAGCGCCTCACGGATCCCGCCACCGGCCGCGACGGCGTCTCGGCCCGCGTCTACCCGGCGCTCGTGCCGCGCGACCACCCGCTCGCCGCGGTGCACGGCGCGAACAACGCCGTCTTCGTCGAGGCCGAGGCCGCCGGCGACCTCATGTTCTACGGCGCGGGCGCCGGGGGAGTGCAGACCGCGTCCGCCGTCCTCGGCGACGTCGTCTCGACCGCGCGCCGCCACGTCGTCGGCGGCCCGGGCGTCGCAGAGTCGACGCACGCCGACCTCGAGACGCTGCCCGTGGGCGCGATCACGACCCAGTACCAGATCACGCTGCAGGTGGCGGACGAGCCGGGCGTGCTCGCCCGCATCGCGCAGCTGTTCAGCGAGCACGGCGTCTCCGTGGAGACGCTCGAGCAGACGACGCATCAGGCCCCCGTGGCGGGAGGGGCGGGCGCCCGGCCCACCGCTAGCCTGGTGATCGGCACGCACCGCGCCACCGACGCGGCCCTCCGGGCCACCGTCGACGCGGTCTCGAACCTCGACGCGGTGACGGCAGTCGCGAGCGTCCTCCGAGTAGAAGGAGCCTGA
- a CDS encoding diaminopimelate decarboxylase family protein — protein MTANPLAPSWLRPPDDANALDPAVWSRGTARGDDGAIRIAGVPATELAARFGTPLYVMDEDDVRSRAAETLAAFAREAAAVGTSARVYYAGKAFLSIEVARWMVEEGLHIDVCSGGELAVALAAGADPARLGFHGNNKSVAEIDRAVGAGIGQIVVDSRVEVERIAAAAAAHGRVQPVRLRVNSGVHAHTHEYLATAREDQKFGITLQDAPGVVARIRSHASLSFTGLHAHIGSQIFETDAFVESARRLLDLHERLLADGPVPELNLGGGFGIAYTSVDRPVPVPEIARRLARIVGDECGRRGIPAPVIAVEPGRSIVGPSTATLYAVGTVKDVLVTVGGVDGEVAEASSATGDVEDARVAEEAETAVRRYVSVDGGMSDNARPALYGADYSVRIAGRASDADPALVRIAGKHCESGDLVVLADYLPGDVRPHDLLAVPATGAYCWALASNYNWIGRPPVVAVRDGEARVIVRGETEADLLARDLGTPAAASPDVNGAR, from the coding sequence GTGACCGCGAACCCGCTGGCCCCGTCCTGGCTGCGGCCGCCCGACGACGCGAACGCGCTGGATCCCGCGGTCTGGTCCCGCGGCACCGCCCGCGGCGACGACGGCGCCATCCGCATCGCGGGCGTCCCCGCCACCGAGCTCGCCGCGCGCTTCGGCACGCCGCTCTACGTGATGGACGAGGACGACGTCCGCTCCCGCGCCGCCGAGACCCTCGCGGCGTTCGCGCGCGAGGCCGCCGCCGTCGGGACGAGCGCCCGCGTCTACTACGCGGGCAAGGCGTTCCTCAGCATCGAGGTCGCGCGCTGGATGGTGGAGGAGGGCCTCCACATCGACGTCTGCTCCGGCGGCGAGCTGGCGGTCGCGCTCGCGGCCGGCGCGGATCCCGCCCGCCTCGGCTTCCACGGCAACAACAAGTCGGTCGCCGAGATCGACCGGGCGGTGGGCGCCGGGATCGGGCAGATCGTCGTCGACAGCCGGGTCGAGGTCGAGCGCATCGCCGCCGCGGCCGCCGCGCACGGACGCGTCCAGCCCGTGCGGCTCCGCGTGAACAGCGGCGTGCACGCCCACACGCACGAGTACCTCGCCACGGCGCGCGAGGACCAGAAGTTCGGGATCACGCTCCAGGACGCGCCGGGCGTCGTCGCGCGGATCCGCTCCCACGCGTCCCTCTCCTTCACGGGCCTGCACGCGCACATCGGCAGCCAGATCTTCGAGACCGACGCCTTCGTCGAGTCCGCCCGCCGCCTGCTCGACCTGCACGAGCGCCTGCTCGCCGACGGCCCCGTCCCCGAGCTCAACCTCGGCGGCGGCTTCGGCATCGCGTACACGTCGGTCGACCGGCCCGTACCCGTGCCCGAGATCGCCCGGCGGCTCGCGCGCATCGTCGGCGACGAGTGCGGCAGGCGGGGGATCCCGGCGCCCGTCATCGCGGTCGAGCCCGGCCGCAGCATCGTCGGCCCCTCCACCGCCACGCTCTACGCGGTCGGCACGGTCAAGGACGTGCTCGTGACCGTCGGAGGCGTCGACGGCGAGGTCGCCGAGGCCTCCTCCGCGACGGGCGACGTCGAGGACGCGCGCGTCGCAGAGGAGGCCGAGACCGCCGTCCGCCGCTACGTGAGCGTCGACGGCGGCATGAGCGACAACGCGCGCCCCGCCCTCTACGGCGCCGACTACTCGGTGCGCATCGCGGGCCGGGCGTCCGATGCGGATCCCGCGCTCGTGCGCATCGCCGGGAAGCACTGCGAGAGCGGCGACCTCGTCGTCCTCGCCGACTACCTGCCGGGCGACGTCCGCCCCCACGACCTCCTCGCCGTCCCCGCGACGGGCGCCTACTGCTGGGCGCTCGCGAGCAACTACAACTGGATCGGCCGTCCACCCGTCGTCGCCGTGCGCGACGGCGAGGCGCGCGTCATCGTGCGCGGCGAGACCGAGGCCGACCTGCTGGCGCGCGACCTCGGCACGCCAGCGGCCGCATCCCCCGACGTGAACGGAGCACGATGA